The genomic stretch GGCCGAAGGAATAGATGTCGGTGCGACCGTCCACCTGATGGGTGTCCCGCCACTGCTCCGGGGAGGCATAGCCCGGGGTGCCCCGGAAGCCTTTGGTGGTCTCGGCGTCATCGCCGGCCTCCACGGCCCCCCCCAGACCGGCGGCCGTTGTCCGGTCGGAGACTAGGCGCAGCATGCCGAAATCGGTGATCTTGAGCAGGGCATCCTTGGTGATCAGGATGTTGGCGGGCTTGATGTCCCGGTGGATGATGCCCTGGCTGTGGGTGTGCTCCATGCCGTGGCAGAACTGGATGGCCAGCGAGAGATTGGTGCGCAGATCGCCGCAGCGGCCGGCCTTGATCCAGTCGGCCAGGCTGCCGCCGTCCACGTACTCGATGAAGAGACAAGGGGCGCCGCCAATGGTCAGGACGTAGTAGCAGTAAGCGACGTGGGGGTGCATGCCCATCTGCACCCAGGCGTGGGCCTCCTTGAGGATCCGCTCCACCCCTTCCCGGTCCGCCAGGACCTCCGGCCGGGGGGATTTGATGGCCATGCGCACCCCCCAGCCCAGGTGGCGGG from Thermodesulfobacteriota bacterium encodes the following:
- a CDS encoding serine/threonine-protein kinase encodes the protein MWSPFRRKKRAEVEGDQAAAVTPAAPGRERQLLPAWEPGAVVLGRYQVESVLEGGMGRVAIARHLGWGVRMAIKSPRPEVLADREGVERILKEAHAWVQMGMHPHVAYCYYVLTIGGAPCLFIEYVDGGSLADWIKAGRCGDLRTNLSLAIQFCHGMEHTHSQGIIHRDIKPANILITKDALLKITDFGMLRLVSDRTTAAGLGGAVEAGDDAETTKGFRGTPGYASPEQWRDTHQVDGRTDIYSFGLCLWMMFCGRKPFANSRQELPIPEPVGAGRLAIPPALAAILKRCIAFAPEARYPDFAALRLDLNAVYLEAFRVPCPYNRLDWLDLRADTLNNRGV